The nucleotide window GGGTCTACACAACAAAGGCCTGAGTACTACGTACTACTAAAATAGATTAACGCATTTTGTCTGGTAAGAGTATATAGCTTTGGGACGGGACTCAACCGCAGTCTAGCAGATCATCATCGTTTTGGTACGTGATCAAAATGCATGTGGGACCAGAATTGGACGTTGTGAAACATGTTGCTGGTGGGCCGGTGGCTAATATCTGATTAAGTGAGATGGCTAAGAATTAATGGGCTTTTCTCATCAGGAAAGAATGAGGCGTATTCCGGCTTTGGATGGTGCTGGActtaatgataaaatgaatggGCCGAACTACTCTAGATTTCGATCTCACAATGAAAGAAGACAAATGgtatatataaattcacaagTCACgcacaaatttttataaaaaaataaatcttatattaaaaaaatatattctttttttatggaACCtgcttttttataaaaggtctatacagaatttatttatttgagatttatacctaacataattactatatatttatatatatatattgatcatagtgtgcaaaaaaataaaaaaggtgatGGAGCGTTGTTCATGCGCCACAACATAACCATCGGACCTAATAACCTATACATGATCGATGTTTTATCGTTAATTAATAGAATGGAACACTCTTTTGATGGTGGCAGCTGTATCGTGGGACCTGGGTAATTCATGACCATATAAAGTTAGGTATTATATATGCATCCTTTAGTAAAAAAGTTGTGTAAAAACAAAAACGCAAAGCTGAATGCTTTTAGAAAGTGAGAGTTCAATACTTTTGTATCAAATTAGCTTTTAAGCACCTGTACCGACTTTATTTAGAGGTGAGCTGGTTGGTGCTTTAAATTACCGAATCAACTAATAacattgattatatatatatatatatataaatatatatgagtagtgttacatgtatttataattttatttttatttttacttataagacttattttattagttttcttttaaaattcaaattttaaattttataatttttaacatatcaataactgacatgtggagaaataaattttttataaattttttttaagtacatttaacatttttctatatatatatatatatagatacatcatacacaaataaatttttttactgttttgaaagtaattatgaaaaattaaaatatttaaattaagagttttttttttaaaaaaattgcattcaTTATCGTATTAATTAactataaaaatgaaaaataagtgttaATTTCACACAATAATTCCTTGCTGCATAAGCTAGGCGGCCATCTTCATAAATGCATTTGCTTTTGGGAAATGGCAAAAAGCAGACCCTCTTCAATGCATGcactttctttccttttgagCCTTAAAAGTATTCGGCCTTGCTTACAAAAGTTTTGCCATTACTTCACTAGTTGGTTTTGctttgccttttatttttttggtttttaaaatGGCCATGAAAGCTTTTTTAAAGCCAGAGCAAAACGAATCGAGATTTTCTTTCTGCATGCACGTAGATCACTTCGGATttaaataagagtaatattatacatcatatttttattttattttgatcatattaagtgatatatgacacatttattatcattagatgataaataattatgtaataaataattatttaatagtaataaatatatcacatcatgcttaataaaataaaaataagatgataatataatgtataaaatttttttctaaataaaggaCGTTGCATATTCTAGCTAGGtcgtatttttatatttctctaaTATTAAAGCTTGTTCCGTATACGCAAGTTTGATGCTCAGTCAAATCTTTTAGGTGAGATTTAGATAGTAAGgtaaaatgagatagttttaaataaaagttaaaagttaaataaaatattattttttaatattaatattattttattatttaaaaaaattaaattatttattatattttatataaaaatttaaaaaaattataataataaaataatataagatgaattgattATCCAAACACCCGATTTACAAATCCAAATCGGATTGATTCCATTCCATTGTCCCCATGAAGTTGGATAGGAGTATATATGGCACATTGGCACGTACACCTAATAGACGGCTTTTTTTTTCgggctcttatatatatatatatatctgcttaTATTGATCATTATTGAAACAAATTATAGTtctatatatgtaataattattttttaggggacCGAACTATAATTGAACATCctcctcatattttttataacataaattattttatgcataatataaaaagaaagtgcCAAAAGGATTGCAAATTAGATCTAAGGTGATTTCGGGACCTCGATAAAGAAAAGGGTGGTACTAGAGCCACCAAAAATCAAGTACAGTAAAAGAAAAGAGTAGTGATAAACACACAATActttacacaatattttttataatatatgttataaaataaagatatttttataaaatgatgttaattttataaaatattttacaaaaatattcttccttttaaaatattattatgtaaagtatataataaaatattatgtatttatcattgtTCAAAAAAGAATGCCAAAAGGATTGAGTTCAAGGGAAAGTACATGAAAAACCAATAAGTGTAAAAGAAAAGTAGATGATAACAAGAAAAATCTTGAAATTATTGGGGAGAATAAATAAAGATTACACGCCCGtaattgtgtgtatatattatgtagGTATTTATGTATCCatagattttatttcattataagaaaattacttaaatgtgactagttatttttaataaaaataattatttttttatcaaaatgaatatatttttattataaataattattattgtcgTAAATAATCcgttataattatttatttttcttatagtgcttGTACAAAATTTTTAAGGCCAAAATTGTAACTTCTAGACAAAAGAATAAACTGTTATAATATCTAATGAgataattaatgatattttttattgatccAAAAAAAGtacttatatttataacttGGTATAGACAACATAACTTTTATGCAGTTAGTATGACagaatttgattaataaaaaatctaaattttatatttttattgtaaattaaatcTTGTCACGTTATTACAGTAAAAGATGTATTATTTATACGGACTTACtattaaagacttaaaaaaaataaatatttatataaaagagaTCAAACCAAAGAGTTGTCGCTTTTCTTTGGACAGTGGCTTCCGTCGGCATCAGATtaatgatttgaaaatatttaaagtcaTGCCATTTACTTCTAATTAGATAAGCcaatatataaagaataaatatagatataagttattattaagagtatttattttatatacataatgTGATATTATCTAGATTACATATCTCTCTAAATGAATGTGCATGAGTGCAAGATGTGCATTATTATAGTAGTTTCtttttaacattactcatatataaaatggatgataaaatatttattattaatatttttttctgaaaagattattaatataaaatattagataaatattatgaaacaaAATCCATGGGATGATTTTGTTGAGAACCAACAAATGACATTTTCATTGCACGTCATAACGTTAACTTCATGTGCCGTCCACTCCTACCTTTTTATCTCACTGACTCCGTACTTTGCTTTCGCagcctcatctctctctctctctctgttcctcttcctcttctataTATTTCTGTACCCATACCGTAActctctcccccctcccttctctctttctctctctcagcaGTGGCTGAACCAATTGGCAGACCACGTCTCGTTGTGCTCCCGAACTCATTCTCAAATCGCGTCGATTTTAAGGGACGGTGACATGAAGCGTAGCGCATCAGATCAGTTGAGTCTCGAAGTCGAGGAGTTGATGAGGATGATAAGTTATCCCGAGTTGATCGATACCGGCCGGAACGGAGACCTAGACGATCAGTATGAAACAACCGGAGAGACTAATTGGAGTCATGTGCTTGACGGAGCTGCCGATGAACCCAATGTCTTTCTCGGTGATCTTCTGATCTCCGCCTCCAGTAGTCTTTCCAGCTTCGATGTCAATAGTCgggttactctctctctctctctctctctccgtcgcTATGTTTTGTGGGCTCACAGACGAGCATGTGAATGATCAGTTTCTAAAGAAAAACCATAACTACAGCACACTGGTGTAACACCCGTGTGAATATTGAAGTTTATGGTTGGATttctaaatattaatttttttataattaatgcaTATCCGTCGGACCGTCACAATTGATACGATGGAATGAAATTCTATATTATTCTAAAGAACAAAAATTAGTTCCATATATATGCCTGTAAAGTAATGAAGTACATAtactactttatatatatatatatatattatcaatatgAAGAATtagttctatttatattttggtaGTGCTGAAAAGTAGctttaatttattgtttgtttatttgtttatgcATGGTTGGTGGAGCAACAGGCAAAGCCATCGTTAAAGAGGAGTCGTCCATTTCTGTCAACTTGGCCCATCGCTTTCTGCCTTATAAGCATGCAGCATTCTGACATGAAAAtgtttttcaattgaaaaattttatacaccactttcatctcaatctcatcGTACTATATAGGTAAGatgtaacatatttattattattaaatgatattttataatgataataaatatatcacatcttacATATTAAGATGAAACGTGACGAGAGTACGAAGAATATTcactttttctcattttcaatcACCCTAGCTGTAGCTCTAACTATATATCTGAgtttacaaaatttaagataaaagaaTAGCATAGACTACAAGTTGAATTAATCTTGCAAGCTGTTTGCATTGATGTACATCTCATGCTCATTATTTTGACCCTATTGGTTCATTTACAAGCACAAGATTCACTGTTTACCGGCTTATAGTATGCGACGATCTAACCCAGGTTCCTGTTTGTAAGTGCAGGGCATAAGGAATTTATTTTCAGGTTGCAGTGGACTGACTGAAACCCTTGTTGGTTCTCCAAATCTCACTTTTAAGCAATCCAGCATTTCAGCAACCATGGAATCTCAGTCATCAATATGCGGTATGAATCATCAAGGAGCTGCCAcgcatatacatatgcatgtttCATGTTATCCTTGTTTAATCTTTAATCTCCTTTCCAATTAATGCTTTTCGTTTAACACTTAAATTGGGGAAACATGTCAGTTAGCAGTCCAATGTCAGCTAACAAACCAGAAGGCAGGGATGCTCAAGCAAGAGTAGCTACCAGTACTGGTTCCTCGCATGAACCTTCGGATGATGATGTCGACTTAGAAGCTGGTCAGTGTGAGCAGAGCACAGATGTGGCTAAATTAAAACGCCTGAAAAGGTACGTGTGATGTTCTATAGTAATTCCACAAGTCGGTTCTGGGTTTTTCATGATCCtaactattttttttgtggCCAGGATGAATTCCAATCGGGAGTCTGCCAGGcgatcaagagaaaaa belongs to Juglans regia cultivar Chandler chromosome 8, Walnut 2.0, whole genome shotgun sequence and includes:
- the LOC109019180 gene encoding basic leucine zipper 9-like isoform X1 — encoded protein: MKRSASDQLSLEVEELMRMISYPELIDTGRNGDLDDQYETTGETNWSHVLDGAADEPNVFLGDLLISASSSLSSFDVNSRGIRNLFSGCSGLTETLVGSPNLTFKQSSISATMESQSSICVSSPMSANKPEGRDAQARVATSTGSSHEPSDDDVDLEAGQCEQSTDVAKLKRLKRMNSNRESARRSREKKQLQLQDLELQVDKLKGENTSLCKQFTDANRQYHVADTNNRVLKSDVEALRAKVKLAEDMVTRGSLTTSSLSLYQLLQSHLGTPPPLNTHNLRRVPNVSPTITVYGDETSFAGNGMAVSGQNSAFGLGHTNITNGNLKTGIMSDVHVINDQGHANVLF